Part of the Lycorma delicatula isolate Av1 chromosome 13, ASM4794821v1, whole genome shotgun sequence genome is shown below.
gataatgatgaaaattggttaTGTTACTACAGTATTGTTGATTACCCATCCTACGTAATCTAATATGAATTAGCTTTTACTCAGTTTTATGTACTTATTCacttatattttgtgtattatcatgatcttattttaattatcttttctaGAGCATATGATCAACTTTCATCCGTTGGTTAAATGTGAGGaaaatagtgatttaaaaaaatttatggataAAATCGTTAAACCTGAATTAAATTGCGTCGTAAGTAGTGATTTAAGTTTTGATCATAATAAAGATATTGCTTTACAGAAGATGGGAAATGATTTGTTTGAATCAGTTATATCAGAaggtaagaaattttatattacgagtcaaaaatgaaaatgaatttttttttttatttactcatactGTCAAATGAAAGGGTAGTTttgttttactataatatttatttatgtattatatgtaatattaccATGCTGTCCTTCATGATAGAGTGATAGCATTTCTGTTTTTCACATGGAAGCTTATAGATTTGACTTGCATTCAGATGTGACATGATAATGAAAAATCAGTTTCCCAACCCCAAAGTAgcgaaagataatttttatttctgatggAATAAATTATGTAAGCTTTAACTTTGTTCTACCataaatttttgggaaaaaatacTCTATGTTAGATTACATGTGTTAAGTGTCATAACTGACTATTAttgtttctatgttgagtactgtttatctttcctagcttcattcttttatcatttGTTGGCGCGTTtcagaaccactccattgtcaaaacttattgtactctaagttaagaaaggtaaacagtactcaaaataaaaactacagtGATATCAGCAGAAAATATAACAGTTATCTGAATTACAACAATTTTGTATCTATTATTGTTGACTTGTCAGGAGACACAAATTAATCCTGAAAATTTCCAAGgtgtttacaaaaatttgaagcATCTCATGCACCaagctttttaaatattgcagtggtttcttataatttttttgttaatgagcCAATTATACTGTTAATGATTCCACATTTGTACATCAGGTATACAGTTCAAATGAGATAAACAGCGTGGCATTTATTTGGTAAATAGTTTTGTTGTGCAGTCATTGGACAGAAAGCAGAATGATTATTCAGTCTATAAGTAGCATCTCTGTAGATATACTAAGGATATCTAGTATACAATTGAGTTATCATCAGATACAAAAGATGCACTGCCTCAACAGGTCCTGCATTAAACAGGTCAAATATAAGAGGTCATGAATTAAACAGGAATTAccgtcatgtattacttcagaggatgatatatatgaccgtaagtgtagtcttgtacagtctcaggttgaccattcctgagatatgtggttaattgaaaccccatcaccaaagaacaccggtatccatgatctagtattcaaatccgtataaaggtaactgcctttactaggacttgaatgctggaactctcgacttccaaatcagctgatctgggaagacatgttcaccactagaccaacccggtggttacaTTCATTCCATCTGGACTGCTGGAGACTGCCAGGTGGCAATCTTCTAGACAGGTGTCTAAGAGAACATAAGATCCTGTCATCCCCCCCTCAACCAGAGTAACAGTCATCCCTGAACCATGCCAGCAAAACCATTTTCTGAATTTCTACAGCTCATTAGGATCAACCTTGGATATCTATATCAACTCTTTCAAAATATCTTCAATTTGCAAGAAGATTCACCCACCATTTGAGCTCCTATCATTCAGTATGATTTCTTTTTGCTCATATTACATAAGAGGCTGTGTATATGGTAAAgagatatttagttttaaaaaaaagacttacctataatgaaaaaacttgtttttttgtgGGGTGCTAAATCATTAATGTAACTACTTAACAAAATCGGATTTAATGAAGGAAATctaggaaacaatttttttttgacaagttacatcataaaacaacattataaaaatatcaattgttaAGTGAGGTTTTGTTTGATTTCTCTGTGTCATAGAATTATAATGTGTatggtaatgtaaaaaaaatgatattcttcaagaaaataaataatatgatacagGTTGGGTAGTGATTGTCTGGAgcaaatgaaatatgaaaatttggaaaaaataatgactggcatatatattgataaaataaaatattccacctGAATTATTATCGGCAACAAGTATTATAGTTTTGTTTTGATCAAAAAGAGTTTCAAGTAACCTAACCTTTATGATACAATTTTTGCGAACAAAGTTCAAGAAAGGTTTTAGGATTACTTCACtccatttattaacattattattacttctttttttttcttttacagtggAAATCCTATTGGAGAGAAGATTAATGTTAGTGATCATTACATCACAGTTTGACGCTACATGTAACAGTatcggtaataaaatttatttttattcgtttttcctTATGTAATACTAGCCAGTCAGTGCTCTCTTTGCTTACTTTTTCTGTCCAGCCAGGGAGCTCTGCTCCCTAGATCCCCTACGTTCAGTATCCTCATGctttgagaataatactgataaataacaattaaaaatttacaggatTCAGAGTAGTTAGCCACATCTCAAAAATAGTAGTTATCTGTCtttcacacataaaaaaaaaatattttgcacaatTCTTAGTGTTACCTGACAAACCCCACAAAGAGGTGACTgtactttgtttctcatttttaatttttgtttgttttttaatcaaataatatgaaGCAGGTTCAGCCAGTTACAGTGCATCACATTGTACACATAGTAACAATGGCTGTAGGTGTATTAGTTGAGCCATCACACTGCATACTGTCGCATTTTTAAGCTACTTTTCTTGACAACCGAAAGATATTGAAAAAGACAAGAGTtcttttttctggaaaaattaatttcaaattgtgTTGTTTGAATTTGCTTTGAACAATGATTTGgacatagtaaagttgaatatcagcAAGGAACATAATCTAGTTGTTACTGCAAGCCATTAAAATGACCACCATATTGAAACAGTGGTACATTTCATAATGGTAATAGTTCTATGTTCTTTACaagtataaaaactatgttaatGCAAAGTTTCACCTCAATCAGTTGAGTAGTTTTTGTGAAATGAGTAACAGACTTGCAGAAACCAcgaggtttatatatatatcagatattTGGATAATGGTTATATAGAAGGAAAAGTTCTCAAACCTTTGATGCTTTAATTTGTCGTTTCTCTGAATGCAGTGGGATGCCAGttttccagatgtccaactaTCTGGACTGCTTGTACATGCAccaggcaattaaaaaaaaaaaaaaacttatacgctgtttaaaaaattttaaatactattcaaattAAATCTTGATTcaacaggaaatatatttttatctatttttttaacttttttaaattgattttttgcaattcatatagtacaaaatatacattaatttaaccctgagttaaactaattataaaattatcttctgaGAAGATTGATGGGAAACACATTAATTGATCAAGCATGAAGTAtgatgtaatgatttttatttgttaccttTAAGTCTCATAACTTTACATAGGGTAGGTTTAGGTTGCATTATTTTCATGACGTTATGATGAAATCTCAGTTTTTCTCACTGCAATTTTTTGCCTATACCAAACATCTATAAGTTCACTGATCTTAAGAGTCCCATatggataattaattaaattctagcGCTGTTAACTTTGTATCAATATCATTAGGGTTTATTAACGTCATATCTGCCATAAAATTAGTGTACTGTTTTATCAatgaaagaaaaagttgaaatttttgaaaaatgttgtgTTGGATAAATTGTTAGCAGATGAATTTGACATAGGAAAATCAACTATTTCAGGCATtaagaaaaatgtagaaatatttatgaattaactgTTGCAACttgaaaaagaagaatgaaaCATTTTCCAGAATACAATGAAGAAATCATCAAAAGAAGAGGTGGGTGAACCAGTCTTTGTTCTGGAGGTTCGTTTAAAATGATTCCTTGTTGAGCCAATTTCTATGAGATCTACATATCTATCACAAAAAAGCAAGTcggtattaaaatgaaaaatacatattcttCTTATTAAAAGCAATTGAGAGGAATGCTAGGATGAAGTAGTACCAGATGTGACATCTTCACCTACTGATTCTTTTCAgataattacagataaatattttattaaatacattgtctATTAAATAcattgcaaattaaatttaaaaaaaaaacctccaaaAACCTACAACACATCAAAATAGCAATCTTAATATAAACTCAACATAACAATCTACATAAAAAGTGTTTCGAACATATGaattcattatcaattattaaatagaaGTGGCTGAGGACATGCAATCAGATTTAGACGCACTGCAGTTAtgcttttcaaatcattatatgatcttgagcgttgaaaaaactttgtatatcaacttctgcttaaagggcaaaataaaattgccacttacaataaaatataaatgtaaaaaatgtgtgataaatAAATCCGACTGTTTAGAATGTAGTGAGATCGAACAacgtgatatttgtaaatacttgggCATTGTGTTAGATAGTGGTCTAACCTGGAAGAATCATATTGCGCTATTAAAGCAAAACCTTTTAAGCTATcttaggttattttattttttaaacaaactatccccaaaaataaccacgagaaaactttattttgctattgtgcATAGTCGACTAGACTACGGCATCAGCTGTCGGGGAggaacttatgttacaaatttagattccataatcaaaatccaaaaaagattcgttagaatgataagtaaaaatagaactacggatcattctttgccaatatttaggGAATTCTCTTTATTACcgctacgttatttatatgttcataaagtaatgaaaattttctttatcagaagtggtcatagagatagtataataaccgagtacgaacttagaagtaagaggaatgtatatgtccccagagcaaataaaacgagttatatgaagttcttttcaagtactgctcctagatCGTATAACATACTCcctaatcatataaagaccagtaggaacctaaacactttcttaaagctactaagacgatggctaattaatattgatgacgctgaaagtatgttccatgtaattacatgatttatgattacatatatagttaattataatgttttatactattggtcttaacatagtaatagattttttacatatataacttaacgggtagcactggatgaaaggtttattagtaaacataaatatttggcgatgattgatcttctctatacttaactgcagaaaagataagtttccaccagagtaaatcatgaattgaaccaaaactaatcctcctatataagataaaactgtttacttttccccttactcaaactaaaaagattaatagaaaagggatggtgccacaaaacgagcaagacccttgtggacacctaatctttcatcttttacaaataatataaattaagtataattaaggtaagttaagtaataaatattaaattgtattataaaacaatgttaaattaagtatgattaagttaagtaatattataattagtatagaattactccattaattattaattctgtaaaagtgaaataaataaatacgttatcatgtaaatatacgagtattaccGTTTTACATGTAAAAACTGATTGTTGTTACGACAACTAGATGAAAATCTTACTATGTTGGTatgttaatgaatgatttttttattattaataattatatattattaatattttaattagtgatCTAATCAGGACAATGCAGTCTATCACTTAATAGAAGGATGAAAGTGCTGAATTCACATAAGGATAAAAAATGacatttcttataaaatcatatgaaatgtaaaatgccacgacttgtttaattatttttcctgtaGGTTCACTGAACTGGATTAAATCATTGAATTGGAGTGGTCAGGAATCATGGTATACTGCATCAAATAAAGTGATTAGATACAGTAGTTATGATTATTGTGACGTGTTGGGTTTCAGAAAAAGTTATGATAACTTACACTATATTACATTACTTAAAGCCGGACATCTTGTAAGTTgtgttcagttttattatttattttattgataacagATCATAATTTTGGTATCAATGTCAtgatctttataaattttagtttttatcatattatttttatcgttattaacatcaatgaaaaaaatgtaaattgcacTATAATATTATAGGAACATGTTCGCAAACTTTTCCTCTATATTgagtattcatttattataagttgaatttttttaaaacaaagtttttttatgcAACTTTATGACATATTCTCATGAAATAGTTACAGTTATAAGCTGAATATTGATTGATaatggttattaaaattattcctgtCTTTCCTAATGGTTTTTCAATCTATTCAGTTTAGTACAGTATCTTCCTCCCTTATTTAActgctaaatttttgtttttaagtaaccTCTGGATCTCCTCATTTGGAAGAGGGAGTAGGTATACAGGAAAGCAGGCAAGGTGGATATGGAGGCATCCCCTGTCTGCCGGTGGGAACAGTCAATTAGGAGCAGATGGACCTTTAGCAGATGCAAACTCTTCCATAGATCATTAAAATATAGCTGAAAATCTAAGATTATTAATACCAGTGTCAGATGTATCAATTAGGCATGGTCAAATCGACACATAGTAGTAAACTTTAAGAACAATTTTACATAACAGATAAAATCATTTGACAcaggaattaaaattaacagaCGATACACAGCATTGTATGTTTGTTGATTGGTTACTTGAAAATGAAGCAATAACAACgatttttgcatgaaaataattttcagcgaAACACCAATTTCATCTTAATTTacattaacaagaaaattatcCGAGACAATGAAAATACAAGAGAAATTCATTAATGGGATTTAAAGGCTGGAATCATTtcagaaccttttttttaatttaagattaccAAATGTTTACAGTgattaatgaattcattaaataacttttagacAAGATTTTTGATAACTTGTAGTCTAGAAAGATGGTGCAGCTTACCATATAGAAAATGAGTGATGACTTTTTTTATGAACACTGTTCATAGTAATGTCACACGACATCACTGTCATTACTTTGGAATATATATCAGGAATCTACAAATCGTTGTGAGCTCAGAAATATGGTCCACCATCTGATTTGGgaactttatttacaaatttgctcagatgttattgaaatttttttttaaagagtgacTACGTGTAAATTGGCTATGTTagccattttttcaaatataattttattcagtaatacagagcgattcaaagaaacgggaaatttaaaaaattaaataacgttaatgaaaactttttttagaaaatgaattttatttcatgtaattgtacaaatgttgccattttaggatacatacatatagtttattttttaaatatgacatcttgcaggtgacctcctcttctacgtaaacaatcaagaagtctcttcgttaaattgttcacggtttgacgtaacatctcaactggaatttccgcaattgcttctcgtatctttgccttcagttcttccattgtagcaggtctactgtggaacactttgcttttaaggtgaccccacaaaaagtaatcgcaagccgagagatcaggcgatctgggaggccatctaatgccACCATTTCATGAAATGACACATCCAAACAATTGTCGTACatctgccatcgatattcgtgcagtatgtgacgttgctccttcttgttgaaaccaggctgtgttaagaatcggtggaaatctctgttgttgttccacaacaaaggtttcaatcATGGCtatgtaacgagccgacgtcactgtaatcgcatgaccgttgtcatcctcaaaaaaataatggcttataacaccgtaagatgacatagcacaccacacggtcactttctggccgTCCTGGATTAAAATgatggcgaaattctctacgcgctccctccacactgtcatcgtttttgtaaaacgctttgatagcaaatgcacgttgcgcactaCTACAAGGATCCAtcacaactaaatggcaggttaggttagagaggctggcgccacttatcaagtggttccaattgcccacggctaccaacataactttcaaaatttcccgtttctttgaatcactctgtgcTATTATTTGCTGCTACATTTGGGTGGAattgagtttttgtttttaacccTGGTTGCagtaactattaatttttcattacatacattatgtttcaattgtttaaaaatttaccctcatgtattttatatgatagttctatttttaatatacatcaatcgatgtggaaaattttcttttatttgatacATCTGACAGCTGTTAATGGTAAAAGTTTTATACAGAGAAATGTCTTATTTGAATGATAGAAATTTCTATTTGTAAACATGTGATGCATCATTTATTGAAATTGgcattattttgatattacatgAATTTAGTgatgattaacaaatttttatttctatgtattttaattttctcagttCTCACAATATGATATCacaattactttattaatgataaataatttaagaaatttgatttgaaATGATTTACATGTAATATTACCAACTGGTTTCTATCCAAAATATCAAAAGCTACATAATAAGAACCAGTTTAATAAATAGGGCTGCTTGccagtacagaattttttttattattgcttttatttttaagcctaataaaaggaaatttaacttcttttaataataGAACACAGAATCTTAGGTTAaggagaaaaagattttttaaatttaataataagaaatgtgcttaaaaaatattatattaaaaatgttgttttattgcaGCCTTACAAGCAATTTCCAGCAATTATACAGTCAATAATGGCGAATGCTATTAATCATGAAATTTACtgaaatctgaattaaaaatgattaatgaatttATCAGTTGTAAAATTGTATCAGAAAggtttaataaatagaattatgtatcactactggtttttttttttttaccgattttttttttaaagaaaagtatgatGTGGGTCACATGGTGGGAGTGAGGAGTGAAAAGGAATTTTCAGGTATAAGTACAAAAATACTATTCGCTTAAGTTGAggtttcattttatgtatatctATATACAGGACTGTGTATAAAGATGTGTGGCTTGAAATCTCGAAAACTACTTGAtggatttcattgaaatttagttagtCTGTGgtaatatatctgaagttgtgcatttgaagatttgatgaagtttggttgagttgttctttagttacgctcaatttaatttttaaattaaaaaaatttgagtgaGGAAAGTTAAAAGTATGGCTCATTATGATCTTGCAACTAAGAATGTTAACGTtcctttatctgcggtatctgttgttagcaatattaaatcaaattaaaaaaaatattaaaactaagaaaaattagtGAAAGGTTGGTCTCCTTGCACAGAACtgtgcattataaaaaaataattttaatatatacaaggAGGTACTGaagaataactgaatttttttttaatgcatgtatttatttattttcttttttacaaaaaaaacttcaatcCTCATCAAAATACTCTGAGTCATAGGTAATAAATTTGTccaattttttattccattattcaaaacattttttttaatttcatttaatgtgaTGTCCGACACCACCTTCCTCATATTTTTCTTCACCTCATCCACGTCATTAAAATGCTTCCCTTTCAAGTCTTTCTCAtttaaaggaacaaaaaaaatcacacagaGCTAAATAAAGTATAAGTGGGAGGAGGCAAAGGAgttattccatttttttgtttaaaaattggtaCAATGTATGACctggtgcattatcatgatgaagAAACCAGTTGCCCTTCTGCAAATAATTGGGATTTTTTTGCTGGAAACCGTTATGCAATTTTTTCAGAACCTCTAAGTAGGAACCTTGGTTAACAACCTGACCTGGTGGAAGAAATTCCGAATTCATCACTGAtcttatatagaaaaaaacaaatgagCAAGTATTGAGAATTCACTTGAATAGCTTTATTTTGGGTGAGGTGACATTGCAGTCTTCCCACTGGCTTGACTTTTGTTTGGTTTTGGAGTTTAACCATAGCATCATGATTTGTCACCATCCCAACCCTGTAgtggaagacacccaccttgtgagaattccggttgccacaccacccccttcattcttatggaagaatgtttgtTATAAAGTTCACAACAGTGAACTGGAAGAACAGTTCAATACACTGGAAGTGGTCTCATTGACCTTGTAACTAATTACATATCACAGTCACCAGCTAGGCCCCCAATTGGGATACTACTGTTGCAAATGACACAGTAGACATTTTTCAGTGATTTTAGCTCAGCCTTTGCCTTTGTCTCTTCTGCCCTACTTTGTTGCCCTCAAAACTAGCTAACCGAAGCTAGTTAGGTTCCACAAAGTGCAGGGTTTGCGCTTCCACAAAGTGCAAACCCTGTGCCTATTCTAGTACTTTAATTAATGAGCTAAATGACTATAAATCTTTTAACCTTGCAAAAAGAGTCTAAATTCAGCTAAACTCATAccgaacaaaattttattgattgcAACAATGATAATCTAGACCTAGTTTTTCCCTTAAGTTAAATTAGTATACAATGAAAGAAATAAACTAAACATCAACTTTTACTGGACTTCCAGTCTGGTCTGCCAGGTGCGAGGACAAACCTGCCGACTCCCATtccagctccatcgcagagtcctgcGTGACATTTACCCTTACTGTCATCCCTGATCTGATTCACCAGGAGCAAGGATAGACCTGCCGCCTCCCATTACAGCTCCATCACAGGGATAACTACATTAACCAATCAGTTTGTTCCTGGGAGTGTGGATTTCACACT
Proteins encoded:
- the LOC142334090 gene encoding uncharacterized protein LOC142334090, which codes for MRLLNLLETEIRKTAYNNINFCNLLKDLCKNIPTNSDLSTSFRKKHMINFHPLVKCEENSDLKKFMDKIVKPELNCVVSSDLSFDHNKDIALQKMGNDLFESVISEVEILLERRLMLVIITSQFDATCNSIGSLNWIKSLNWSGQESWYTASNKVIRYSSYDYCDVLGFRKSYDNLHYITLLKAGHLPYKQFPAIIQSIMANAINHEIY